A single genomic interval of Pyrus communis chromosome 7, drPyrComm1.1, whole genome shotgun sequence harbors:
- the LOC137740834 gene encoding transcription factor PAR1-like, whose amino-acid sequence MEEAQTQTLTQTQLPKSTFKRKHRKNQLKPRMGNGVHESLSSKNFLQRAAESTHGRSRKQSMKSDMVNDVKTASREEEDGEKEEVERKIEALQRIVPGGESRGVDELFEETAGYIMALQGQLKAMKELASFVEGLEKEKRKFGG is encoded by the coding sequence ATGGAGGAAGCTCAAACTCAAACCCTAACACAAACCCAGCTACCCAAATCCACATTCAAGAGGAAACACAGAAAAAACCAGCTAAAACCCCGCATGGGAAATGGGGTGCATGAATCTTTATCCAGCAAAAACTTCCTGCAGAGAGCTGCGGAGTCGACTCACGGAAGAAGCAGAAAACAGAGCATGAAGAGTGATATGGTCAACGATGTAAAGACTGCAAGTCGCGAGGAGGAGGACGGTGAGAAGGAGGAGGTGGAGAGGAAGATTGAGGCATTGCAGAGGATTGTTCCCGGCGGTGAGTCGCGCGGGGTGGACGAGCTTTTTGAAGAGACTGCTGGGTACATAATGGCGTTGCAGGGTCAGCTCAAAGCCATGAAAGAACTTGCCAGCTTTGTTGAAGGTttggagaaggagaagaggaagttTGGtggttga
- the LOC137739514 gene encoding peroxisomal and mitochondrial division factor 2-like: MAEKTVEIVDDQAENFFDADQAAELGRKVEGLEQEKLELQRENKETKEKIQELMAEIEKLKSSEKETKERLREMELEIERTEEGKDVLESVANRAMELETEVARLQHDLISAMAEGEDANNEVAELKRVLGEKGEKIDSLEKELESLKKAKADSEKRVRELERKIGVLEVKETEEKSKKIRVEEEMRERLDEKESELSLFKKKVEDLESVIVKNNAELGKRVSEKLNVEAALRESEDKCRGMEMKMGKLQKDVLDAEKVINGLKERTVGEINGTVNEVKEISRETELKGLSLPVVAGSTGVVAAAAAVVYMLYVRQR; encoded by the coding sequence ATGGCAGAGAAGACGGTTGAAATCGTGGACGATCAGGCTGAGAATTTCTTCGATGCCGATCAGGCGGCGGAGTTGGGCCGCAAGGTCGAGGGTTTGGAGCAGGAGAAGCTCGAGCTCCAGCGCGAGAACAAGGAGACGAAAGAGAAAATTCAGGAACTGATGGCGGAGATCGAGAAATTAAAGAGCAGCGAGAAGGAGACGAAGGAGAGGCTCAGGGAGATGGAATTGGAGATTGAACGGACCGAGGAGGGGAAAGATGTGCTGGAATCGGTTGCGAATAGAGCGATGGAGCTTGAGACTGAGGTAGCGAGGCTCCAACACGATCTGATCTCCGCCATGGCAGAAGGGGAGGATGCAAATAACGAAGTGGCGGAGCTGAAGCGTGTGTTGGGCGAGAAGGGGGAGAAAATTGATAGCTTGGAGAAGGAGCTTGAGAGCCTGAAGAAGGCGAAGGCTGATAGCGAGAAGAGGGTTAGGGAATTGGAGAGGAAGATTGGGGTTTTGGAAGTGAAGGAGACTGAGGAGAAGAGCAAGAAAATTAGGGTTGAGgaggagatgagagagagactTGATGAGAAAGAGAGTGAGCTTAGCTTGTTCAAGAAGAAAGTGGAGGATTTGGAGTCGGTGATTGTGAAGAACAATGCTGAATTGGggaagagagtgagtgagaagcTCAATGTCGAGGCGGCGTTGAGGGAATCAGAGGATAAGTGCAGAGGCATGGAAATGAAGATGGGAAAATTGCAGAAGGATGTGCTGGATGCTGAAAAGGTTATTAATGGATTGAAGGAGAGGACTGTTGGGGAAATTAATGGGACTGTGAATGAAGTGAAGGAGATTTCTAGAGAGACAGAGTTGAAAGGATTGAGCTTGCCAGTTGTGGCAGGGTCCACTGGAGTCGTTGCCGCAGCAGCTGCTGTTGTCTATATGTTGTATGTAAGGCAGAGGTGA
- the LOC137739481 gene encoding probable GPI-anchored adhesin-like protein PGA55 isoform X1, with amino-acid sequence MPPRPKKIKPKLLAKKKTKNTIRQSPPTLQPQQPPLQDKELRSCQTASATCQNHSAGDQYSEKEERQKVSANLNEMADSSNGKLEGDENVQPGDVGDSKPVVESVRDVTIDAGSEPAKETREDDADGSSSSSSSCSSDEEAESAQVVDHSGEVVEEKTEEVDVSVVETVESVSNHLDQGGVVEETKAEEVVEEEKVVTSLDETDESSPAITEEVSKQVEEKTLSYVEESNGVSSVETGSVSDEVEESTLPLSKKDDCAPVITYVESKGTEEADVESKPVPAAVADVVSKGTEEIKLPVSEEQTRESSGTAYKEEVRVVESADAGQDYGKAVNPESTGNPQYTVSVAGRPLHPTSWMSCCGLFEILHRRSDR; translated from the exons ATGCCTCCACGTCCTaagaaaatcaaaccaaaactaCTTGCcaagaagaaaaccaaaaacacaatCCGTCAATCTCCACCTACCCttcaaccccaacaaccccCACTCCAAG ACAAAGAATTAAGGAGTTGCCAGACTGCCTCTGCAACTTGTCAAAATCATTCTGCCGGTGATCAATATTCGGAGAAGGAAGAGAGGCAAAAAGTTTCTGCAAATCTTAACGAAATGGCGGATTCTTCAAATGGGAAGCTTGAGGGGGATGAAAATGTTCAACCGGGCGATGTTGGGGACTCAAAACCTGTGGTTGAATCCGTGAGGGACGTGACCATCGATGCTGGTTCCGAGCCGGCAAAGGAAACCCGTGAAGATGATGCTGATGGTTCGAGTTCGAGTTCCAGTAGTTGTAGTTCGGATGAAGAGGCGGAAAGTGCTCAAGTAGTGGATCATTCAGGGGAAGTGGTAGAGGAGAAGACGGAAGAAGTTGATGTCTCGGTTGTTGAGACGGTTGAATCTGTGTCCAACCATTTGGATCAAGGTGGTGTTGTGGAGGAAACCAAAGCggaggaggtggtggaggaggagaaggtggTGACGTCTTTGGATGAGACTGATGAATCTTCTCCGGCCATCACGGAGGAGGTGTCGAAGCAGGTTGAGGAAAAAACATTGTCATATGTGGAAGAGAGTAATGGGGTTTCATCAGTCGAAACCGGTTCGGTGTCCGACGAGGTTGAAGAATCAACATTGCCGTTGAGCAAGAAAGACGATTGTGCTCCAGTCATAACATATGTGGAGTCGAAAGGAACTGAAGAAGCAGATGTGGAGTCGAAACCGGTTCCTGCTGCTGTTGCAGATGTTGTCTCAAAGGGAACCGAGGAAATAAAATTACCGGTTTCCGAAGAGCAAACTAGGGAGTCATCAGGTACTGCATACAAGGAAGAGGTTCGAGTAGTCGAATCAGCTGATGCCGGACAAGATTATGGCAAGGCCGTGAACCCCGAAAGCACGGGAAATCCG CAGTATACTGTCTCCGTTGCCGGACGCCCCCTGCATCCGACTTCATGGATGAGTTGCTGTGGACTTTTCGAAATTCTGCACCGAAGATCTGACAGATAA
- the LOC137739481 gene encoding probable GPI-anchored adhesin-like protein PGA55 isoform X2: protein MPPRPKKIKPKLLAKKKTKNTIRQSPPTLQPQQPPLQDKELRSCQTASATCQNHSAGDQYSEKEERQKVSANLNEMADSSNGKLEGDENVQPGDVGDSKPVVESVRDVTIDAGSEPAKETREDDADGSSSSSSSCSSDEEAESAQVVDHSGEVVEEKTEEVDVSVVETVESVSNHLDQGGVVEETKAEEVVEEEKVVTSLDETDESSPAITEEVSKQVEEKTLSYVEESNGVSSVETGSVSDEVEESTLPLSKKDDCAPVITYVESKGTEEADVESKPVPAAVADVVSKGTEEIKLPVSEEQTRESSGTAYKEEVRVVESADAGQDYGKAVNPESTGNPYTVSVAGRPLHPTSWMSCCGLFEILHRRSDR from the exons ATGCCTCCACGTCCTaagaaaatcaaaccaaaactaCTTGCcaagaagaaaaccaaaaacacaatCCGTCAATCTCCACCTACCCttcaaccccaacaaccccCACTCCAAG ACAAAGAATTAAGGAGTTGCCAGACTGCCTCTGCAACTTGTCAAAATCATTCTGCCGGTGATCAATATTCGGAGAAGGAAGAGAGGCAAAAAGTTTCTGCAAATCTTAACGAAATGGCGGATTCTTCAAATGGGAAGCTTGAGGGGGATGAAAATGTTCAACCGGGCGATGTTGGGGACTCAAAACCTGTGGTTGAATCCGTGAGGGACGTGACCATCGATGCTGGTTCCGAGCCGGCAAAGGAAACCCGTGAAGATGATGCTGATGGTTCGAGTTCGAGTTCCAGTAGTTGTAGTTCGGATGAAGAGGCGGAAAGTGCTCAAGTAGTGGATCATTCAGGGGAAGTGGTAGAGGAGAAGACGGAAGAAGTTGATGTCTCGGTTGTTGAGACGGTTGAATCTGTGTCCAACCATTTGGATCAAGGTGGTGTTGTGGAGGAAACCAAAGCggaggaggtggtggaggaggagaaggtggTGACGTCTTTGGATGAGACTGATGAATCTTCTCCGGCCATCACGGAGGAGGTGTCGAAGCAGGTTGAGGAAAAAACATTGTCATATGTGGAAGAGAGTAATGGGGTTTCATCAGTCGAAACCGGTTCGGTGTCCGACGAGGTTGAAGAATCAACATTGCCGTTGAGCAAGAAAGACGATTGTGCTCCAGTCATAACATATGTGGAGTCGAAAGGAACTGAAGAAGCAGATGTGGAGTCGAAACCGGTTCCTGCTGCTGTTGCAGATGTTGTCTCAAAGGGAACCGAGGAAATAAAATTACCGGTTTCCGAAGAGCAAACTAGGGAGTCATCAGGTACTGCATACAAGGAAGAGGTTCGAGTAGTCGAATCAGCTGATGCCGGACAAGATTATGGCAAGGCCGTGAACCCCGAAAGCACGGGAAATCCG TATACTGTCTCCGTTGCCGGACGCCCCCTGCATCCGACTTCATGGATGAGTTGCTGTGGACTTTTCGAAATTCTGCACCGAAGATCTGACAGATAA
- the LOC137739481 gene encoding probable GPI-anchored adhesin-like protein PGA55 isoform X3 yields the protein MADSSNGKLEGDENVQPGDVGDSKPVVESVRDVTIDAGSEPAKETREDDADGSSSSSSSCSSDEEAESAQVVDHSGEVVEEKTEEVDVSVVETVESVSNHLDQGGVVEETKAEEVVEEEKVVTSLDETDESSPAITEEVSKQVEEKTLSYVEESNGVSSVETGSVSDEVEESTLPLSKKDDCAPVITYVESKGTEEADVESKPVPAAVADVVSKGTEEIKLPVSEEQTRESSGTAYKEEVRVVESADAGQDYGKAVNPESTGNPQYTVSVAGRPLHPTSWMSCCGLFEILHRRSDR from the exons ATGGCGGATTCTTCAAATGGGAAGCTTGAGGGGGATGAAAATGTTCAACCGGGCGATGTTGGGGACTCAAAACCTGTGGTTGAATCCGTGAGGGACGTGACCATCGATGCTGGTTCCGAGCCGGCAAAGGAAACCCGTGAAGATGATGCTGATGGTTCGAGTTCGAGTTCCAGTAGTTGTAGTTCGGATGAAGAGGCGGAAAGTGCTCAAGTAGTGGATCATTCAGGGGAAGTGGTAGAGGAGAAGACGGAAGAAGTTGATGTCTCGGTTGTTGAGACGGTTGAATCTGTGTCCAACCATTTGGATCAAGGTGGTGTTGTGGAGGAAACCAAAGCggaggaggtggtggaggaggagaaggtggTGACGTCTTTGGATGAGACTGATGAATCTTCTCCGGCCATCACGGAGGAGGTGTCGAAGCAGGTTGAGGAAAAAACATTGTCATATGTGGAAGAGAGTAATGGGGTTTCATCAGTCGAAACCGGTTCGGTGTCCGACGAGGTTGAAGAATCAACATTGCCGTTGAGCAAGAAAGACGATTGTGCTCCAGTCATAACATATGTGGAGTCGAAAGGAACTGAAGAAGCAGATGTGGAGTCGAAACCGGTTCCTGCTGCTGTTGCAGATGTTGTCTCAAAGGGAACCGAGGAAATAAAATTACCGGTTTCCGAAGAGCAAACTAGGGAGTCATCAGGTACTGCATACAAGGAAGAGGTTCGAGTAGTCGAATCAGCTGATGCCGGACAAGATTATGGCAAGGCCGTGAACCCCGAAAGCACGGGAAATCCG CAGTATACTGTCTCCGTTGCCGGACGCCCCCTGCATCCGACTTCATGGATGAGTTGCTGTGGACTTTTCGAAATTCTGCACCGAAGATCTGACAGATAA